In a single window of the Melanotaenia boesemani isolate fMelBoe1 chromosome 22, fMelBoe1.pri, whole genome shotgun sequence genome:
- the LOC121634038 gene encoding adhesion G protein-coupled receptor F4-like, producing MTTSTTPTTPTTTTVTTPTTPTTTTAKVISQNANITMDMDYQDSYNDPTNEVYKDVYNAIESTCKNSISGCSVSTLSFKSGSTIAVYTVSAPSLSDPNMTQVKNGVFSQLALKYPVVFDSDTTLVFQPQTIYIGYIANVKCGPPPPNIMIESNWEAVWTVNGTNITADAQHSFTKTDGASQLVVSKFSEKDNGNYECKLMGKNGPIFRQTGSYTANYKNDVQDNAILQAVQDLFVQSKILNEQTLPVFLAQLSNVSVNNSNVITRSAATIKAIVNILANVANTSSSLSISINRDVMTDVLKTADVLTSNDAIDSWSTLNTNDTQNNTDAKSSSSSFLQSLEIITSHLTNDSFNIDTPLILLNKTTFTDTFSSDFNSSVVVDIPESDGINKTITVITFASMNNVLPPRDKVNSSVNVINGKVVLIQSNGTKNNISITFDTLNDTLGNPQCVFWNFSLYDGLGGWDTEGCFLVFNVNKTVRCNCNHLTSLSILMSPNSDDSDAMTYITYIGVGISMGSLVICLIIEGVIWKKIRRNTTSYLRHVSIVNIAVSLLIADIWFIIGAAISKKTNTSACTAAVFFIHFFYLALFFWMLASALLLLYRTISVFDGGLSKMSMLAIGFSLGYGAPLIIAVITVAVTAPKNTYIRENAICWLNWDESKALLAFVIPALLIVVINLIILFVVIYKMLRRRVSTTASQAGEKHVLLVIVRSLAVLTPIFGLTWGLGVGTMLNPNEGIHIAFAFFNSLQGFFILVFGTLLDKKVRSEIAAMSQSSQSGTRSTSGGISFSKLGFLRLLRRGKGSSGGYNVSSNLSNDSFNNT from the exons ATGACCACATCAACGACACCAACtacaccaacaacaactacagtaACTACACCAACCacaccaaccacaaccacagcaaAGGTCATTTctcaaaatgcaaatattacCATGGACATGGATTACCAAGATTCATACAACGACCCAACTAATGAAGTTTACAAAGATGTGTATAATGCT ATTGAATCAACATGTAAGAACAGCATCTCCGGTTGTTCAGTAAGCACACTTTCCTTCAA GAGTGGAAGCACCATCGCTGTGTATACTGTCAGTGCTCCTTCTCTTAGTGACCCAAACATGACCCAAGTAAAAAATGGGGTATTTAGTCAGCTGGCATTAAAATACCCAGTGGTGTTTGACA GTGACACAACTTTGGTGTTTCAGCCACAAACAATATATATTGGGTATATTGCGAATGTAAAATGTGGCCCCCCACCACCGAACATCATGATTGAGAGCAACTGGGAAGCAGTGTGGACTGTTAATGGCACAAACATTACAGCAGACGCACAACACAGCTTTACCAAAACGGATGGAGCATCGCAATTAGTTGTCTCAAAATTTTCTGAAAAAGATAATG GGAATTATGAATGTAAGCTGATGGGGAAAAATGGTCCAATTTTCCGCCAGACAGGATCCTACACAGCCAATTACAAAAATGATGTCCAAGACAACGCCATCCTACAAGCGGTCCAGGACCTATTTGTTCAGTCTAAG ATCCTGAATGAACAAACTCTTCCGGTATTCTTGGCGCAGCTCAGTAATGTTTCTGTGAACAACAGTAATGTAATAACTAGATCTGCTGCCACCATTAAAGCCATTGTTAATATACTTGCAAATGTAGCCAATACATCTTCATCATTGTCTATCTCAATAAATAGAGATGTAATGACG gATGTCCTGAAAACTGCAGATGTCCTCACCAGTAATGATGCAATTGATTCATGGAGTACTTTGAACACAAATGATACTCAAAACAACACTGATGCAAAAAGTTCCAGCTCATCATTTTTACAGTCTCTTGAGATTATAACATCCCATCTTACCAATGACTCTTTCAACATCGACACACCTCTTATTCTCTTGAACAAAACCACATTCACAGATACATTTAGCAGTGACTTTAATTCCTCGGTGGTGGTAGACATACCAGAGTCTGATGGAATAAACAAGACAATCACTGTGATAACATTTGCCTCCATGAACAACGTCCTTCCTCCAAGAGATAAAGTCAATTCATCAGTTAATGTTATCAATGGAAAGGTTGTACTTATCCAGTCCAATGgtacaaaaaacaacatttctatAACATTTGATACTCTAAATGACACTCTGGGGAATCCGCAGTGTGTTTTTTGGAACTTCAGCCTCTACGATGGTCTGGGAGGATGGGACACTGAGGGCTGCTTCTTGGTGTtcaatgtaaacaaaactgtcAGATGTAACTGCAACCATCTCACCTCGTTATCTATCCTAATGTCACCCAACAGCGATGATTCCGACGCTATGACCTACATAACCTACATTGGAGTTGGCATATCCATGGGTTCCTTGGTGATATGTCTCATCATAGAAGGTGtcatatggaaaaaaataagaaggaaCACTACGTCTTACTTGCGCCACGTTTCCATTGTGAACATCGCCGTTTCTCTCCTGATTGCAGACATTTGGTTTATCATTGGAGCGGCTATTtctaaaaagacaaacacatcagcatgcactgcagcagttttttttatccactTTTTCTACCTTGCTCTGTTCTTCTGGATGCTAGCCTCAGCTCTGCTGTTGCTCTACCGCACCATCAGTGTCTTTGATGGAGGCTTATCTAAGATGTCAATGCTGGCTATTGGATTTTCTCTGGGATATGGTGCACCTCTCATCATTGCAGTCATAACAGTAGCTGTAACTGCACCTAAAAATACATATATCCGAGAAAATGCAATCTGCTGGCTTAACTGGGACGAGTCCAAAGCTCTGCTGGCATTTGTGATCCCTGCGCTGTTGATAGTGGTGATAAACCTCATAATCCTGTTTGTGGTAATATACAAGATGTTAAGGAGGAGGGTGTCCACGACTGCTTCACAAGCAGGTGAGAAGCATGTTCTGCTGGTAATTGTCAGAAGTTTGGCTGTGCTCACCCCAATTTTTGGACTAACTTGGGGTCTGGGAGTTGGAACTATGCTCAACCCAAATGAGGGAATCCATAttgcatttgcatttttcaATTCACTGCAG ggTTTCTTCATTTTGGTGTTTGGAACACTGTTGGACAAAAag GTGCGATCTGAAATAGCAGCAATGTCACAATCTTCCCAGAGTGGGACGAGG AGCACCAGTGGTGGAATATCGTTCAGTAAACTGGGATTCTTACGGCTTTTGAGACGAGGAAAAG GTTCTTCAGGCGGCTACAATGTGTCATCAAATTTATCCAACGACTCATTCAACAACACCTAA